One Hippoglossus hippoglossus isolate fHipHip1 chromosome 13, fHipHip1.pri, whole genome shotgun sequence genomic window carries:
- the LOC117772331 gene encoding CLOCK-interacting pacemaker-like gives MPKEQPCLSEHSPCATSSMNAKDERNSTTLLAMRETKDADDSSGRGSLCSSEKDSGYSDCSDWQHMDVEDQHSDKSQSRGSECAETSQPGQNRERGQRNSENSTLMLAGRELPPIYIIDNMGLKQTPQLDTIQKKGQLLWRNKSLETSTSGAPQIVLPTTRQPHKPLSRKPNIMGKKRNGKYLPIFNSYSRIAPHPSKKPPDISLSNEKLQNRSENVCTEHKSDSTPGTRSLLDQHLNKQPKLAFSCSSSPRDTVSSSTSAIACSSQGSPSASTVHTTGSSSLLASRGLQRNGTTNVRHRRFLNTLEILGQSGLLDIALRTKELLRQSNAIEQDISQLRQHTELLCQTASNPSLNGVTAWEPLHRAMSESCSYPNLKLLHNLQTPPHPDSSGQPVSINTVDSEQPATESSAVSPSHCPPALLDPNQNCPVSPYQSEQSRELATGGKVTFTPPDSSTG, from the exons ATGCCAAAGGAACAACCTTGCCTGAGCGAGCACAGCCCCTGTGCCACATCCAGCATGAACGCCAAAGATGAGCGCAACAGTACGACTCTGCTGGCGATGCGTGAAACTAAAGACGCAGATGACTCCAGTGGAAGGGgctccctctgcagctcagaaaaAGACTCCGGCTACTCTG ATTGCTCAGACTGGCAGCATATGGATGTGGAGGACCAGCATAGCGACAAAAGCCAGTCCAGAGGTAGTGAGTGCGCAGAAACGTCACAGCCTGGCCAGAACAGAGAACGTGGGCAAAGAAATTCTGAGAATTCCACCTTGATGCTTGCAGGACGTGAGCTCCCACCCATCTACATAATCGACAACATGGGGCTGAAGCAG ACCCCCCAGCTGGACACGATCCAGAAAAAAGGTCAGCTACTCTGGAGAAATAAAAGCTTGGAAACTAGCACTTCCGGTGCTCCCCAGATCGTGTTGCCGACCACCCGGCAGCCCCACAAGCCCTTGTCCCGGAAGCCCAACATCATGGGCAAGAAAAGAAACGGCAAGTACCTGCCTATTTTCAACTCCTATTCCCGGATTGCACCACACCCCAGCAAGAAGCCCCCAGATATATCTTTATCTAACGAAAAGCTCCAGAATCGGAGCGAGAATGTGTGCACAGAACATAAGAGTGACAGTACACCAGGGACCAGGAGTCTGCTAGATCAGCACCTTAATAAGCAACCCAAATTAGCATTCTCATGCTCCTCTTCACCCAGAGATACTGTATCCTCCTCCACTTCCGCTATTGCTTGCTCGAGCCAGGGCTCTCCATCTGCGTCCACTGTGCACACCACcggctcctcctccctccttgcATCCAGAGGACTTCAAAGGAACGGCACCACTAATGTTCGCCACCGCCGTTTCCTCAACACATTAGAAATCCTCGGACAATCAGGTTTGTTAGACATTGCACTGCGCACCAAGGAGCTGCTGCGCCAAAGCAACGCTATCGAGCAGGACATTTCCCAACTGCGCCagcacacagagctgctgtgccAGACCGCCAGCAACCCCAGCCTGAACGGTGTCACAGCCTGGGAACCTCTCCACAGAGCCATGTCCGAATCCTGCAGCTACCCCAACCTCAAACTCCTGCACAATTTACAAACCCCGCCTCATCCAGATTCTTCTGGTCAACCAGTGAGTATTAACACAGTTGACAGTGAGCAGCCAGCCACTGAGAGCTCGGCTGTGTCACCATCTCATTGTCCCCCAGCCTTACTGGACCCAAACCAGAACTGTCCTGTATCACCGTATCAGTCGGAACAAAGCAGGGAGCTCGCCACCGGTGGGAAAGTCACCTTTACGCCTCCTGACAGTTCTACCGGTTAG